A region of the Arachis hypogaea cultivar Tifrunner chromosome 15, arahy.Tifrunner.gnm2.J5K5, whole genome shotgun sequence genome:
GGTGTTGCTACTGTTGTTACATATAACATCCTTTTATGCTGGCTTGGTGAGCAGGGAATGGTTAATGAGGCCCGTCATTTGTGGGACAAGATGATAAGTACGGGAATTACACCTTCACTAATTTCTTACAACAACATGATACTTTGTCACTGTAAAAGGGGCTGCATGGATGATGCCTGTAGTGTGAAGAATGATATACTTAACAGCGGTTTAAAACCGAATGCTTTTACATACACACTTTTGATAGATGGTTTTTTCAAAAAAGGTGATGCTAACCATGCCTTTGGTATGTTTGATCAAATGGTGGCTGCAAATATTGCACCTTCAGACTTCACATTTAATGTTGTTATAAGCGGCTTGTGCAAAGTTGGCCGGGTGTCGGAGACCAAGGATATGTTGAACAATTTTCTGAACCAGGGCTTTATTCCTTCCTCTGTGACATATAATAGCATCATTGACGGATTTGTCAAGCAAGGAGCAATTGATTTAGCACAGTCTACTTACAGGGAGATGTGTGAAAGTGGAATTTCACCAAATGTTATCACTTGTACTAGTTTGATTAATGGACTTTGCAGAAGCAGGAAGATTGATGTTGCTTTGAGAATGTATAATGACATGAAAATCATGGGATTAGAGTTGGATATTACTGCATATAGTGCTCTCATCGATGGTTTCTGCAAAGTACACGACATGGAAGGTGCATGCAAATTCTTCTCTGAACTTCTGGAGGTTGGTTTGGTTCCAAACTCAGTCGTGTACAACAGCATGATTAGTGGCTTTGTAAATGTGAATAATATGGAAGCTGCACTTAGCTTTCACAAGAAAATGGTAGAAAACAATGTCCCATGTGATTTGCAAACATATACAACGTTGATCAATGGGCTTTTAAAGGAGGGTAAATTGAATTTTGCTTCAGATCTTTACTCAGAGATGCTTTCCAAGGGTATCATACCTGATACTTTCATGTATAATGTTCTGGTAAGTGGACTTTGTAACCAAGGACAACTAGAGAAAGGTAGCAAGATCCTAACGGAAATGGATGGGAATAATATAACTCCTACTGTTCTTATTTATAACACTTTAATTGCTGGATATTTTAGGGAGGGGAATCCGCAAGAGGCCTATCGACTACATGATGAGATGCTTGATAAAGGTCTTGTGCCTGATGACACAACGTATGATATTCTTGTAAATGGAAAGCCCCACATATCCTATGCTCATGCCAGAGCTTGACTTGCATAAAATGGGTTGAGGATGTACATTGCGATAATGGGCTTCAAATTAATTGATCTTAGTGTGAAAGTTGTAGAATGATTGGAAATTGGTCAccgttctcttttattttttattatttattatttattatttatttggacCAAGAAACATGGACCAACTTACTTTCCAATCTCAATGCTTATTTTTCTCACACAAATCATAATTCTTTCTAATTAATTACGGGTTCCTTCTTCTCATATCCAATACGAACTACATGCGATTCTATGTTTGGTCTCAACAGCATAACAATATTGGTGACCAGATATTCTGCAGATAGTTAAGTACTCTGGGAAAAAGAATTTCCAGTAGCTAGAGTGTGGCTGTGCTTGCTTGCGGAGCTATTACCAATGGAAAATTTTGCACTATTTAGGTGTGATCTTAATGTTCCTTTAGTTACATTTATGGGTTGTAGACAACTTGTCTTTCTAGTCAAAAGAAATGTACATGTAAACAATCTCAATGATATTTGGTGTATGTAGCCAACCCTGGTGTATGTAGTCAACCCTACCTAGttggataaggctttgttgttccTGCTAATTTTATCATTGCCATTGGTTATGAAACGATGAtgctttattatatattatttattatatttagagTATATattcattttggtcctcaaagaatttcaaaccagacattttagtccccaactaaaattaattactcaattGGTTCCTAAAAATTAATTCCGTTagtcacttaggtccttggctccgtcaactctaacggaagacaaaatgGTCCATAAAAACTCTAACAAtggacaaaatgatccctgaccACTATTCGAAAACAACActgttcttccccaatttttatcatatctcgcataaccctaacattcatactctccttctttaccttcacagtcttcttttccatctttttcttcctcctctttagctccaagattaagccatggtgtaattgtcacacatgtcgcacctacctcaacatgttatggaccacacacttcctaaatctttgtgactggtacatccacctcctctgcacttcacccaccaaaagcatccacttccacgtctttgataacatcacctccaaccccgacaacgtccacgacatcctcaagaccaagttctACAACTACTCTAAGCGCACGCCTTTCTCCACTCTTCGACAAGCAATATAAATTGTTGGACATTATCATGAGAAAattctccttcgacatcatatgcgaattctcatttgaaataggCACTGAATGCTTCATTCCTTATTTCCTGGAGTCCAAGTTGGCAGATAGCTTcgacctcgcatccaagctatTACAACGAGTAATGTCGCCATTGCCGCTCATATGAAAAAtgaagcgattactgaacattggttcgGAGAAGAAGCTAAAGGAAGCAATCGGAGTGGTAGACAATGAAGTCATGGAGATGTTAGGGCAAGGAGGAGAGGCAACGACGACAACGagtcttaacaaatcagacttgctgtctagattcatgggatccatcgaagaccacaactagttgagagacataggcattagtttcctaagtatgaattggttgagaacaagttgagaattttttttcttgtaaacattaaatttatagagtgtgcattgtgtagtttgaagttacagtgttagaCTATTAGtcttatgcgagatatgatggaaattaGGAGAGAACAGTGTCATTTTTCGAACAGAGGAGATCAGGGACCATTTTTTCCCCTGTTAGAGTtgttagggactattttgtcctccgttagaattaacggagtaaaggacctaagtgactgacggagttaattgttagggatcaattgattaattaattttagttggggactaagTGTCCAGTttgaaattctttgaggaccaaaatgggtatatactcttatatttatttatttattattatacttgAGGTGTTTGGATATTGTGTTATGTCAAATTACAAAAAATCATCCTCTCTATAGAAGGATTATAGAAATACGAACAACTAAAAAACAGGAAATATTAgcctaaaataaaggaaatattTCTAATCATAGAACTTCTTAAAATTTAGCTAAACTAACACGGAAAGAATATAACAAGTAATCCTATTTGTATTTAGAGAAAAGGTTCATGAAAGAAATTAGGGAATCTAATTAGATTTGATGCCCTTCTTGATATCCAATCAGCACTCTCCCTCAAGCTGGCTTTAAGATATCCTTCACTAATAGCTTGCTTTTTATGCTATCAAAGTTCTTCTTGGGTAATAATCCTTTGGTTAGAACATGAAGATCTACTGATTGTTCTGTGGTAGGGATGTACGAGATGTAAATTTGTTTGTCGATGATGTTTAACACCATCAGCTAAATTTCATTGGCGCCCGAATTGAGTAGATTACCCTTTTACAGTTTGATTTGATACTGGAAAGAATGAATAAAAGCGAACAATTGTTTGGCTACATGTTTTATTATACCTTGTCACTCATGTTATCTCTTTTACAATTGGAAacaaatttcatttttaaattgaaaCAAATTTCATTAGAATTGAAGTTCTAAAATCAAATGTTCATTGTATGTTGATtccaattttctttcatataGATTATGCATAGCATGGATTTACGAGAAAGTGATGTTTGACTAGTCAGAGCATGGAGTTCAGTTAACAGGATAGACCTTAGCCTATGGAGCAAGATCCAAAATTCCAAATAACTGGAGCAAAGAAAGGGAAATGAATATGTTGAGTTCTTAGACAAGTgaagcaaccaaacacatcagTTGCAGTGCTTTTGTTCAGGCCAAGTCTTTTGAGTCTTATTTATGCAATATTTCACCATTTTCTACAGTGAATCAACTTATAGGGAAGTAACCAATACAAAAGTTAACAGTATCTAGCTCCATTTTGTTAAAAGTTACTTTGGGTATATTTGTATAGAAAATTAATTTAGAAGAGGGTTTTCAAAAGAACTGGTACTGAAACAAGCTTTATTTGCAGTAAAGGGACGAACAGGAAGCACTGTTCAAATCAATATATGAAGGCCTTTCTACAAGCATGATTTAGCTGAAGCTTTGAgaactttctttttcctttttagggGCTCCTCCCAttcaaaataaaacaaagaagggaaaatacattgataaactcatattttatgatgtattttgtgctcaatttaagtgatttattcaatccttcatccacttattcatgtaaattgcatggttttactttcccttccttattatgtgatatatgtgaaaaacatgtttcctatgctttaaaaatattaattttgattaccctttattaccattcgatgccgtgatttgtgtgttaagtattttcagatctcctaaggcaggaatggcttagaagacagaaaggaaacatacaaaaatagaaggaaagcacaaaaatggagttttgaagaaaatggcagcgacgcgaacgcgtgaacgacgcggccgcgtgcccagtGCGAAAAGGCAGTGAGGTGGTGGAAATTagcgagttaagaatttattataagaaatacgttgcaagtacagtccttaaccagccgaaaatccacttatcaatttagaaggggttgtcacaaaattaaaattaaaatactaggagtatgaattccaggtcatctcccaacgagttgcagaaaggtgtgctattttattaatcggatgttttctaaa
Encoded here:
- the LOC112750345 gene encoding uncharacterized protein isoform X2, producing MCSKAACRRPNSNSACELLKEMKKLGWVPSEGTYNSVIAACAKQGNLVDALRLKDEMVSSGVPLNIIVVTNLIKGHCEQGNVDSALQLFEEVVKVGVTPDMVTFSVLIDWCSKTGNVEKAFELYSQMKLMAIQPNVYIVNSLLKGFRKQRFLESAYMVLDEAIELGVATVVTYNILLCWLGEQGMVNEARHLWDKMISTGITPSLISYNNMILCHCKRGCMDDACSVKNDILNSGLKPNAFTYTLLIDGFFKKGDANHAFGMFDQMVAANIAPSDFTFNVVISGLCKVGRVSETKDMLNNFLNQGFIPSSVTYNSIIDGFVKQGAIDLAQSTYREMCESGISPNVITCTSLINGLCRSRKIDVALRMYNDMKIMGLELDITAYSALIDGFCKVHDMEGACKFFSELLEVGLVPNSVVYNSMISGFVNVNNMEAALSFHKKMVENNVPCDLQTYTTLINGLLKEGKLNFASDLYSEMLSKGIIPDTFMYNVLVSGLCNQGQLEKGSKILTEMDGNNITPTVLIYNTLIAGYFREGNPQEAYRLHDEMLDKGLVPDDTTYDILVNGKPHISYAHARA